A stretch of Cicer arietinum cultivar CDC Frontier isolate Library 1 chromosome 5, Cicar.CDCFrontier_v2.0, whole genome shotgun sequence DNA encodes these proteins:
- the LOC113784613 gene encoding LOW QUALITY PROTEIN: uncharacterized protein (The sequence of the model RefSeq protein was modified relative to this genomic sequence to represent the inferred CDS: deleted 2 bases in 1 codon; substituted 1 base at 1 genomic stop codon) yields MPTLCSHGSQSRGGKVGSRYHKPSVPHIYPEASVVHQFHRMLLSIGKDRASVQLXFGCFARIDRPSSCSFPVHSLYISNTQGRTRWEGNSPSLCTADHSAGILHSRLRLTAARGWSCRYVSLSGSLAPPVISFYDMLSSPYSICNLVISASLRVSTSERNGELHILYK; encoded by the exons ATGCCCACTCTCTGTTCACATGGATCTCAAAGCAGAGGAGGAAAGGTGGGCAGCAGGTACCACAAGCCCTCTGTCCCACACATCTATCCAGAAGCGAGTGTAGTTCACCAGTTCCACCGAATGCTCCTATCTATCGGCAAAGATCGTGCGAGTGTGCAGTTATGATTCGGATGCTTCGCC AGAATAGATCGACCCAGTTCATGTTCTTTTCCGGTGCACTCGCTTTATATCTCTAACACACAAGGAAGGACGCGGTGGGAAGGAAACAGCCCTAGCCTCTGTACGGCCGATCATTCCGCTGGCATCTTGCATTCACGCCTCCGTTTGACTGCCGCTCGGGGATGGAGTTGTAGATACGTTAGTCTTAGCGGATCATTGGCTCCACCTGTTATCTCCTTCTATGACATGTTGTCGTCGCCATATTCTATATGTAACTTAGTCATCTCTGCCTCGCTGCGGGTCAGCACCTCCGAAAGAAACGGAGAACTCCATattctatataaataa